Below is a window of Arabidopsis thaliana chromosome 2, partial sequence DNA.
tttttcattatatatattacctaAAACGCACAGAGTTCCATCAAATGTGTTGACttcaaaatttgtatgttattttgttgacaaaaataagatTCAAACTTATGGATTTAATAAGGAAAATCATAAAATTCTAATAAATGAGGGTAAAAACATGGGACTCATTTGTTGTtcttaaacaatataaaaagagaTTCATGCAAACTATACATATCCATCCAAACAACATAAATCATATTTCTGTTTCTGAGAGGTTTTTTCAACTCTTTATTGCTTACTCAAcgtttcaatttgtttttgttctcctTTCTCTATAAACTGATGACAACCTCGTTGTTGTCACAATTCAAGACAAGATATCTTTGAtcattttaattgttatttttcccatttttctattttttctgcATGTAAGAAAAATGAGTTATACATAGAAACATGACTTGTTTTATATGATGCAGATTTATACTCCATTGTTggtcttcttcaatctttaaCAATGAATGGATCCGACAATACCACTCCGTCCCGACCATGGTCGATAACTCAGCCTTCACTTGCCTTCTCCTCCTTGCCCCCATTGAGCCCTTCTCCGTCGTCATCCCGTCGCAATTCATTACCATTGATGAATCCGTCAACTTCTATGGAGAGTAGAGACTCTTCCATGAGGTTTAAGAAAAACTCTTTATTGCCTCCTTTGGGTGTGAAGAAAATAGCACCCAAAGATATTGGACCCCTAAAGAGACACTACAGGAGTGTTTCAATGGATAGTTGTTTGAGTGACTTACTGAAGCTAACTCCTTCTCCGGGTAACACTCCATCTTCAAGATTGGTTGATGGAGACCAGAATGCTTCCAGGCTAGAGTTTGATGCCAATGATTATACTGATGATGAATTGAATAAGATAGCAAAGAGTAACAAACTTAAAGAGGTTGCATTGGATCCTAAGGAAGTCAGAAGGTAAGTGAACATGTGtgacaaaattattatttgtgcttttttttttttttggtattccttttttattcttttattattatcatggttggtatttcttttttattaaattttttttttggtattccttttttattattccAATTTATCCATATGTATGCTCTTTCAGAATCTTGAAGAATCGAGAGTCCGCAGCACATTTAAAGCAGAAGAAGTTACAGTATATGATTAACTTGGAACACAGAATAAACTTTGTTGAGAACGAAAATGCTTCAatatttgaaaagatcaaGCTTTTGGAGGTGAAACATATCACATTAGCCACCATTAGCTTGTCATGTCTAAACGGTATTTATAAGAAGGTTACTTaagttttatggttttaatgTACATGCAGAATGataaaacaatgatgatgaatgagaagaaggaaatcaTGATTCGAATTGAATCGATGGAGATACAGGCACAACTTCGGGATGGTACATCATCTTTATCTATCGATACTTTAGCAAGtcttttagtttgattttatggtttaagTTTTACGCTGGTAATTGCATGAACTTTCTTGACCTCCCCCTTATTTTGGGTTGACCATGATAGTATTTACGACGATAAGATCTTCTTTATGTGCAATAATTTCCATCAGTAAAAAAGGAGCTAAATATATTGCATAAAAAGGAAAGTTTTTTGAATAAGTTTTAGTAGATCCATAACCGTAAAATACGGTTTTTCCGCTTTACCTGAAACTTAATGTGTAGGatgatgtattttttttattgcgacgtataaacaaaataacgCATTTTGAATGAAACTTTTTACGTGAATCTTAACCACAacaccttttaaaaaaatctcttgCTTTTTAACtgttgaatatttgttttcatttcctttattGTTGCAGTCTTGACTGAACATTTGCACGGAGAAAGTGAAAGGCTAAAAGCTGCATTAATTTCGAACGAAAATGGGAATGGAAAAGTCCAAAAGCTAAGGATGGCAACTTGTGAAGTATTGCAGAACCGTCATGAATTCGACAAATCAAACATGGAAGTAATGGACTCAAACATGATCAATTGGTCGCAACCAAACCCTGGTTTTAATGGATGAATCTAACGAAGTTGAGGTGACTTTAGGAACTCAATGGGATTAAGGATCGAAGTTATAGTCCTCTTAAGTTCTTTCAGTGTATCTAATTTATGTTCATGGTCATGTTAAGAGTAAAAATTAATAGTAATCGTGAGAATTCTCTAAGATGATATGacctttttatgttttgttttatccagttcttccatttttcaataaaactattttttttattcgcTCGTACATGTCGTTTTTTTTGTCCctaatttaagttttttttatcatatttttttagagCTTAGAAGAGCCTATCCTAAAgaatattgtttacataagtaATACGACGCAGTTGAGTACAAATCTTTCGTGCGGGATTGTCCGCTTTTATATTTGCACTACGAGATATTAAGTATAAAGAGAAAGTTGTGAATTATTCTTGTCGCTCTGTAAATCCTCAAAATATGTTGAAAACGCTGTCCATTCGTTTGAAGAAGAGACCATCTTCACTAGGTTAGAACAGTATTTAAAAGATGTTAATTCTTGATTGTCGGCATCAATCATATATTTCATCGCCCAAAGTATAGCTTCGACATCTATGAAGTGGAGATAGACTTCTACGCAGATTGGCAACTCCTATGTTTGCCGACTCTCCATTTGATGAGATGGAAAACCACCCTAATCCACAAAacttatcttttcttttccatgaTATATCCACAAAgcaacaaaatccaaaataaatattatctttaattttagttctctataatattttaaatattttgtattaatatacttttaaataatttatcatctaattaatttatgtttcttttttaacttctaatttataagttttcatATTAGGTTGCAAtgcaaaatttaaatataaaagacCCTTTAGTTGTTAAAAATTACATCAAATGTCAtagataataaaatatctaagagtaataaaaaagaataaagaacGAGCATTTTCGTcataatagaaaaagaaaaagacagcAAACCTAAATCTTTCCCTATTTGGAGAGTACTATTCGGACCACATAATTTTGAGATATTTGTACCGCTATCAATAACAGAAAAGTAGCCAA
It encodes the following:
- the UNE4 gene encoding Basic-leucine zipper (bZIP) transcription factor family protein (unfertilized embryo sac 4 (UNE4); FUNCTIONS IN: sequence-specific DNA binding transcription factor activity; INVOLVED IN: double fertilization forming a zygote and endosperm; LOCATED IN: nucleus, chloroplast; CONTAINS InterPro DOMAIN/s: Basic-leucine zipper (bZIP) transcription factor (InterPro:IPR004827), Basic leucine zipper (InterPro:IPR011700); BEST Arabidopsis thaliana protein match is: Basic-leucine zipper (bZIP) transcription factor family protein (TAIR:AT2G13150.1); Has 1144 Blast hits to 1139 proteins in 129 species: Archae - 0; Bacteria - 2; Metazoa - 510; Fungi - 17; Plants - 518; Viruses - 0; Other Eukaryotes - 97 (source: NCBI BLink).), which produces MNGSDNTTPSRPWSITQPSLAFSSLPPLSPSPSSSRRNSLPLMNPSTSMESRDSSMRFKKNSLLPPLGVKKIAPKDIGPLKRHYRSVSMDSCLSDLLKLTPSPGNTPSSRLVDGDQNASRLEFDANDYTDDELNKIAKSNKLKEVALDPKEVRRILKNRESAAHLKQKKLQYMINLEHRINFVENENASIFEKIKLLENDKTMMMNEKKEIMIRIESMEIQAQLRDVLTEHLHGESERLKAALISNENGNGKVQKLRMATCEVLQNRHEFDKSNMEVMDSNMINWSQPNPGFNG